From Leptodactylus fuscus isolate aLepFus1 chromosome 11, aLepFus1.hap2, whole genome shotgun sequence, one genomic window encodes:
- the LOC142185386 gene encoding cytochrome P450 2G1-like, whose amino-acid sequence MDFTVLAVLILVLLISFMFIYSTWDKMYRPRNLPPGPTPLPIIGNMLHVKHGELVKSLNQFREKYGSIYTLYFGTRPVVILTGYQMVKEALIDQGDDFSNRGRMPAVDRFFQAHGMILSNGERWRQLRRFTLMTLRNFGMGKRSIEERIQEEAQFLIADLKSHKGSAINPTNILVQTVSNVICSVVFGNRFEYDNLKFLKLLNIFNEIFQLMSTTWGQLHDMIPEIMDHVPGPHQKINKLFYELLEFVTERVKMNQETFDPSTPRDFIDCFLIKMNQENENPNSEFNRKNLLLSVIQLFFAGTETVSSTLRHGLLILLKHPEIEAKLYEEINKVIGDNRSPNIEDRSKMPYTDAVIHEIQRFSDVLPLNLPHSTVKDIKFHGYSIPKGTDVYPLLYCALRDPEYFATPNKFNPSHFLDKNGGFKKGDAFIPFSTGKRVCAGEGLAKMELFLFLTTILQNFKLKTKMHLTESDISPKMTGFSNVPIPYEVSFVPR is encoded by the exons ATGGACTTTACGGTGTTGGCAGTCCTAATTCTTGTCCTATTGATATCCTTCATGTTTATCTACTCAACATGGGATAAAATGTACAGACCACGGAATTTACCACCTGGACCAACGCCACTGCCGATTATTGGGAACATGCTGCATGTAAAGCACGGAGAGCTGGTGAAATCATTAAACCAG TTTAGAGAGAAGTATGGCTCCATATATACTCTCTACTTCGGGACACGGCCAGTTGTAATCCTCACAGGTTATCAAATGGTCAAAGAAGCCCTTATTGACCAAGGAGACGACTTCAGTAACCGTGGACGGATGCCGGCGGTGGACAGATTCTTCCAGGCTCATG GGATGATCCTCAGCAATGGAGAGCGTTGGAGACAGCTGCGTCGCTTTACCTTGATGACCTTAAGGAATTTCGGTATGGGGAAGAGGAGCATCGAGGAGAGAATCCAGGAGGAGGCCCAATTTTTAATTGCAGATCTAAAATCACACAAAG GATCGGCGATCAACCCTACCAATATCCTGGTCCAGACGGTGTCCAATGTCATCTGCTCTGTGGTCTTTGGCAATCGCTTTGAGTACGACAACTTAAAGTTTCTAAAGCTACTCAATATCTTTAATGAGATATTTCAGCTGATGAGCACCACCTGGGGACAG CTGCACGACATGATTCCAGAGATAATGGACCACGTTCCTGGACCTCACCAGAAGATTAATAAACTCTTTTATGAATTGTTAGAGTTTGTTACCGAAAGAGTGAAAATGAACCAAGAAACGTTCGACCCCTCCACCCCTCGGGACTTCATTGACTGTTTTCTCATTAAAATGAACCAG GAGAACGAAAACCCCAACTCCGAATTCAACAGAAAGAACTTGCTCCTGTCAGTGATTCAACTATTTTTTGCAGGAACGGAGACCGTCAGTAGCACTCTAAGACATGGCCTTCTCATCCTCCTTAAACATCCGGAAATCGAAG CAAAACTTTATGAGGAGATTAACAAGGTGATTGGGGATAACCGGAGCCCAAATATTGAAGACCGCAGCAAGATGCCTTATACAGATGCTGTAATTCACGAAATCCAAAGGTTTAGTGATGTTCTGCCCTTAAATCTCCCACATTCTACAGTAAAAGACATCAAGTTTCATGGATATTCCATTCCAAAG GGTACTGACGTATACCCACTTCTGTACTGCGCTCTCCGAGATCCGGAATATTTTGCAACTCCAAACAAATTTAACCCCAGTCACTTCTTGGACAAGAATGGTGGCTTCAAAAAAGGAGATGCGTTTATTCCGTTCTCCACAG GGAAGAGGGTCTGTGCCGGTGAAGGTTTGGCTAAAATGGAGCTGTTCCTCTTTTTAACAACCATCTTACAGAACTTCAAGCTAAAAACCAAGATGCATTTAACCGAGTCCGACATCAGCCCTAAGATGACTGGATTTTCCAATGTCCCAATACCTTACGAGGTGTCATTCGTTCCTCGCTAA